A DNA window from Zingiber officinale cultivar Zhangliang chromosome 3A, Zo_v1.1, whole genome shotgun sequence contains the following coding sequences:
- the LOC122050399 gene encoding uncharacterized protein LOC122050399 — protein MEGSVFVSRGHMAVRIWCAMLAVALISAAATAGAEKKVIVAMEALVNCQDCASVGTLNLGKARPLPGARVVVTCRDHRGRVVLYQVGKADDNGYVFAELYTTTMRGGYFDPAESCGARLLTSPDERCGTATDVNGGGSGVAPPVSEHHRPGAVRRHRRLRSRAVGLPAA, from the coding sequence ATGGAAGGCAGCGTGTTCGTTTCGAGAGGGCATATGGCGGTCAGGATTTGGTGCGCCATGCTGGCGGTGGCGTTGATCTCGGCGGCGGCGACGGCCGGCGCCGAGAAGAAGGTGATCGTCGCGATGGAGGCGCTGGTGAACTGCCAGGACTGCGCGAGCGTGGGCACGTTGAACCTAGGGAAGGCTCGACCGCTGCCGGGGGCGCGGGTGGTGGTGACGTGCCGGGACCACCGTGGCCGGGTGGTTCTCTACCAGGTGGGGAAGGCCGACGACAACGGCTATGTGTTCGCGGAGCTGTACACCACGACGATGCGGGGAGGATACTTCGACCCCGCGGAGTCGTGCGGCGCACGCCTCCTGACGTCGCCGGACGAACGGTGCGGCACCGCCACCGACGTCAACGGAGGGGGTTCAGGGGTCGCCCCTCCGGTTTCAGAACACCACCGTCCCGGGGCAGTACGCCGACATCGACGTCTACGCAGCCGGGCCGTTGGCCTTCCGGCCGCCTGA